In one window of Amblyomma americanum isolate KBUSLIRL-KWMA chromosome 9, ASM5285725v1, whole genome shotgun sequence DNA:
- the LOC144105082 gene encoding uncharacterized protein LOC144105082, which produces MTDAEQHRAQPAAPVTSLLPPPKALDTTGDVWHSWEAWKQEFELFSTATYLDQQPKESPVQRLMGRQTRTLLPVPTSHLQPQTVPPKTVRRRLEDIRSKQRCFYNRGTRPLPELRTGSTATMYNVPSRSWSPVTVVQRAETPRAYIVKTEEGQQFQRTREHLNPAPPPSSPDHKTPAPLPAVGVPDTTGTSESTQLRRSERKRQPPRRYPAPEF; this is translated from the exons atgacagacgctgagcagcaccgcgcccagcctgccgcccccgtcacttcgctgctgccaccaccgaaggccctggatacaacgggagatgtctggcatagctgggaagcatggaagcaagagttcgagctcttctcaactgcaacctacctggaccaacaaccgaaagag tcccctgtgcagaggctcatgggccgacagacaagaacgctgcttcctgtaccaactagccacctacagccacaaacagtgccacccaagaccgtgcgacgaaggctagaagacatcaggagcaagcaacgctgcttctacaacagaggtacacggcctcttccagagcttcgcactggctcgaccgcaactatgtacaatgtgccctcaagatcatggtcccctgtcacggtcgtacagcgggctgagactcctcgtgcctacatcgtcaaaacggaagagggtcaacagtttcagcgcacaagagaacacctcaatccggctcctcctccctcgtctccagaccacaagactcccgcgccgctgccagctgtgggagtcccagacactacagggacatccgaatctacacaactccgcaggagtgaacggaagcgccaaccaccacgaagatacccggcgcctgagttctga